One region of Wolbachia endosymbiont of Drosophila innubila genomic DNA includes:
- a CDS encoding ankyrin repeat domain-containing protein: MRKVIKYISIIGIACLVLLFFISNVETRVKTQEEQLFLAVEDGNAQEVKLLLKNGADPN, encoded by the coding sequence ATGAGAAAAGTTATAAAATATATTAGCATTATTGGTATTGCATGTTTAGTATTGTTATTTTTTATATCTAATGTGGAAACACGCGTAAAAACACAGGAAGAACAATTATTCCTAGCTGTAGAAGATGGTAATGCACAAGAAGTAAAACTATTACTCAAAAATGGTGCAGACCCAAATTGA
- the pstC gene encoding phosphate ABC transporter permease subunit PstC gives MNSVIVIPVLLILLFCFSRFQEVNKVKSYLYLSCVWMLTWLLVFYNNCFVTFISIALLFFMLAFIFKNKRNKIIKLSLFVALAISFFITLFIMLSIFIQSISFFNKVAISEFLFCLKWGHNVVTINEEKIGCFGIAPLLVGTLLITIIAMLVVVPLGLFSAIYISEYASEKVRYIVNTTLQVLSAIPTVVYGYFAVVFLSFFIKQVANFFGLSIHSESALVAGLSIGIMILPFIISLLEDAIRSVPKSLRYGFMALGATPAETIWHITIPYAMPTILSAILLSISRVIGETMIVLMAVGINANLTFNPLNSVTTITVQIATLLTGDQDFNSVQTLAAYALSLVLFIITWLLNAFALFVMKRN, from the coding sequence ATGAATTCGGTGATAGTCATACCTGTCTTACTAATCCTTTTATTTTGTTTTAGTAGGTTTCAAGAAGTAAATAAGGTTAAATCTTATCTATATCTTAGTTGTGTATGGATGCTAACTTGGTTGTTAGTATTCTATAATAATTGTTTTGTAACTTTTATTTCTATAGCGTTACTTTTTTTCATGCTTGCTTTTATCTTTAAAAATAAAAGAAATAAGATAATAAAACTTTCGTTATTTGTGGCTTTGGCCATATCATTTTTTATCACTTTATTTATAATGCTGTCTATTTTTATTCAATCCATTAGTTTTTTTAATAAAGTAGCTATTTCAGAATTCTTGTTTTGCTTGAAATGGGGCCACAATGTAGTCACTATCAATGAAGAGAAGATAGGATGTTTTGGTATAGCGCCGCTTTTAGTTGGTACATTACTTATAACTATTATAGCAATGTTAGTTGTCGTTCCGCTTGGTTTATTTTCTGCAATATATATTAGTGAATATGCGAGTGAGAAAGTGCGTTATATTGTTAATACAACTTTGCAAGTTTTGTCTGCTATTCCTACGGTTGTATATGGATATTTCGCGGTTGTGTTTTTGTCTTTCTTTATAAAGCAGGTAGCAAATTTTTTTGGTTTAAGTATACACTCAGAAAGTGCCTTAGTTGCCGGTTTATCGATTGGGATAATGATTCTTCCTTTTATTATTTCTTTACTCGAAGATGCCATAAGATCTGTTCCAAAAAGCTTGCGTTATGGCTTCATGGCACTTGGTGCAACTCCAGCGGAAACTATATGGCATATAACAATACCTTATGCAATGCCTACAATTTTAAGTGCAATTTTATTGTCAATTTCAAGAGTGATAGGTGAAACAATGATTGTGCTAATGGCTGTGGGAATCAACGCAAATTTGACTTTTAACCCTCTTAATTCAGTTACTACCATTACCGTGCAGATCGCTACATTACTTACCGGAGATCAGGATTTCAATAGTGTACAAACTCTTGCTGCTTATGCGCTTAGTTTAGTATTGTTTATTATTACTTGGCTATTAAATGCATTTGCATTGTTTGTAATGAAGCGTAACTAG
- the tsaB gene encoding tRNA (adenosine(37)-N6)-threonylcarbamoyltransferase complex dimerization subunit type 1 TsaB, which yields MSILAIDTVGIGSSIAIVDYDGNCFVEHNSASNNHAESFFQILNTLFDKHNYNYDKIDHLVVVVGPGSFTGIRVGISAAQGINLATNKPLYGVNALEVQAYAISLLCTNNKKNIRAIVKNAQGFYTQLFDFNLLPLSAPGSQCHATSSTHMDCNLNASHAGLLVRYRLENKQKLNEVEALYLNEPQYMKSL from the coding sequence ATGTCTATTTTAGCGATTGATACTGTAGGTATTGGTAGTTCAATAGCAATAGTTGATTATGATGGTAACTGTTTTGTAGAGCACAATTCCGCCAGCAACAATCATGCAGAATCATTTTTTCAAATTCTGAATACTTTGTTTGATAAGCACAACTATAATTATGATAAAATAGATCATTTAGTGGTAGTAGTTGGACCAGGAAGTTTCACTGGAATTAGAGTTGGTATATCAGCTGCACAAGGTATAAATCTTGCTACAAATAAGCCATTATACGGAGTTAATGCGCTGGAAGTTCAAGCCTACGCAATATCTTTGCTTTGTACGAATAACAAAAAAAATATCAGAGCTATAGTCAAAAATGCTCAAGGGTTTTATACGCAGTTATTTGATTTCAATTTATTGCCACTATCTGCACCTGGATCCCAGTGTCACGCTACAAGCAGTACACATATGGATTGCAATTTAAATGCTAGCCATGCAGGGCTATTAGTCCGTTATAGATTAGAGAACAAGCAAAAATTAAATGAAGTTGAAGCTCTATATTTAAATGAGCCTCAGTATATGAAATCATTATAG
- a CDS encoding F0F1 ATP synthase subunit epsilon, whose translation MNTFKVRFFSPDDQISFSGVVSLSVTGLEGELMILAHHAPYLIYLLPGMITVKMSNQTEKKVVIDSGVLEVANNNCSIITSQIQVFDRAIHDEKSFKNKRISIYLSYLDEKFLS comes from the coding sequence ATGAATACTTTTAAAGTGCGATTTTTCTCTCCTGATGATCAAATTTCATTCAGTGGAGTGGTTTCTCTTTCAGTAACTGGGCTCGAAGGGGAGCTTATGATTTTAGCTCACCATGCTCCTTACTTAATTTATTTATTGCCTGGTATGATTACTGTTAAAATGAGTAACCAAACAGAAAAGAAGGTTGTAATTGATAGTGGCGTATTAGAAGTTGCAAATAATAATTGTAGCATTATAACAAGTCAAATTCAGGTTTTTGATCGTGCAATTCATGATGAGAAATCGTTTAAAAATAAGAGAATTAGTATATATTTAAGTTATCTTGATGAGAAGTTTCTTTCTTAG
- the guaA gene encoding glutamine-hydrolyzing GMP synthase → MSAIAIIDFGSQFTQLIARQVRGMGVYCEIFPSNISFETISKFNGFILSGGPQSVNDDCSEISRVVHEIIKLNEATSVPILGICYGQQLICHYFGAKVKESFKQEFGRTKIKILKESPIVKDTWDVNSEVDVLMNHADSVDTIPQGFTVIASGVINQTIAMIVNEQRKIYCTQFHPEVKPTTNGSKLLSNFLDIANCKRDWTMKSFIEEQKEKIKNVVGEKKVIAAVSGGVDSSVAAALTHKAIGKQLNCIFIDTGLLRKNQTIAMLKEIPINYVDKSNLFLSRLKGITDPEEKRKIIGNTFIEVFEEEAKKIGDVDFLMQGTIYSDVVESGHASDNTSTIKSHHNVGGLPEKMNLKLVEPLRYLFKDEVRLLGKEIGLSDEIIFQHPFPGPGLAVRIISEVDKEKVQILQEVDEIYINTMKNYDLYDKIWQAFAVLLPIKTVGVMGDGRTYGYVCALRAVTSSDGMTADAFPFEDKDQHLLVFWDFLRNVGSIIVNNVPGVNRVVYDITSKPPATIEWE, encoded by the coding sequence TTGTCAGCAATTGCCATTATTGATTTTGGTTCACAGTTTACACAGCTTATCGCAAGACAAGTAAGAGGAATGGGTGTTTATTGTGAGATATTTCCAAGCAACATCAGTTTTGAAACAATATCAAAATTCAATGGGTTTATTCTCTCTGGAGGACCACAATCTGTAAATGATGATTGTTCTGAAATAAGTAGAGTAGTACATGAAATTATAAAACTTAATGAGGCAACAAGCGTTCCTATACTTGGAATATGCTATGGACAGCAACTCATTTGTCATTATTTTGGAGCAAAAGTAAAAGAGAGTTTCAAACAGGAGTTTGGTAGAACTAAAATCAAGATACTAAAAGAATCCCCCATTGTAAAGGATACCTGGGATGTTAATTCTGAAGTGGATGTATTAATGAACCATGCGGACAGTGTTGATACTATACCACAGGGGTTTACTGTTATCGCATCAGGTGTGATAAATCAAACAATTGCAATGATTGTCAACGAACAGCGGAAGATTTACTGTACTCAGTTCCATCCTGAGGTTAAGCCCACAACAAATGGCAGTAAATTGCTCTCTAACTTCTTGGATATTGCAAATTGCAAAAGAGACTGGACAATGAAGTCGTTTATTGAGGAGCAAAAGGAAAAAATCAAAAATGTAGTAGGAGAGAAAAAAGTAATCGCTGCAGTAAGTGGTGGGGTTGATTCAAGCGTTGCAGCGGCTCTCACACATAAAGCTATAGGAAAACAATTGAACTGTATTTTTATCGATACTGGGTTGTTACGCAAGAACCAAACCATCGCTATGTTGAAAGAGATTCCGATAAATTACGTTGATAAATCAAATTTATTTTTGAGTAGGTTGAAGGGAATAACTGATCCAGAAGAAAAGCGAAAAATTATCGGTAACACTTTTATTGAAGTGTTTGAAGAAGAAGCAAAAAAAATAGGTGATGTGGATTTTTTGATGCAAGGTACCATCTACTCTGATGTAGTTGAGTCAGGGCATGCCTCAGACAACACTAGTACAATTAAGTCTCACCATAATGTTGGTGGGTTGCCAGAAAAGATGAATCTGAAGTTAGTGGAGCCTTTACGTTACCTCTTTAAAGATGAGGTAAGGCTACTTGGAAAAGAAATTGGGCTTTCAGACGAGATAATATTTCAACATCCATTTCCTGGACCCGGACTTGCAGTGAGGATTATAAGTGAAGTCGATAAAGAAAAGGTGCAAATATTGCAAGAAGTAGATGAAATATATATTAATACGATGAAAAATTACGATCTATATGATAAGATATGGCAAGCTTTTGCTGTATTATTACCAATAAAAACTGTAGGCGTTATGGGAGATGGTCGTACGTATGGATATGTTTGTGCTTTAAGGGCTGTAACATCATCTGATGGTATGACAGCCGATGCATTTCCATTTGAAGATAAGGATCAACACTTGCTAGTATTTTGGGATTTTTTACGCAATGTCGGCAGTATAATTGTTAATAATGTTCCCGGAGTAAATAGAGTTGTTTATGATATCACTTCTAAACCACCCGCAACTATTGAGTGGGAGTAA
- a CDS encoding cation:dicarboxylate symporter family transporter, protein MLQLLILLTVITSAAFFGHLVPMEVKTFLYSTSLSIKEVLLFIMPFIIFALIFSSVNNLKQSAIKFILLLIIMIFLSNLASSLIAYSVGHFIIQNTYSIQDITYEETIVPLWSFRLPALLSNFYALACGFVSSIVVSTLLPKKSRELSNKMLDLTLFILKTFLTPIIPIFVLGLALKMQHDQVLSIIFKDYSIIFIIIASATYLYVFLLYGAANSFKITSWIASIGNMIPAFITAMSTMSSNATMPLTLEGSKKNVKQPDIASSVVPITASFHLVGDCFFIIILSMIIASGYSLCTTDYVTFLLYFLLFKFAIVAVPAGGIMVMLPILEKYLKFSPEMLSLITALYIVFDPIITSANVMGNGAFAIMFTKLYDKLK, encoded by the coding sequence GTGCTACAACTATTAATCTTACTCACGGTCATCACTTCAGCTGCATTCTTTGGTCATTTAGTTCCAATGGAAGTAAAAACCTTCTTGTACTCAACGAGCCTTAGTATAAAAGAGGTTTTGCTATTTATAATGCCTTTTATTATTTTTGCGTTAATCTTTAGCAGTGTTAACAATCTTAAGCAGTCAGCTATAAAGTTCATATTGTTACTTATTATAATGATCTTCTTATCGAATCTGGCTTCAAGTTTAATAGCTTATTCTGTTGGGCATTTTATCATACAAAACACTTATTCAATACAAGATATAACGTATGAAGAAACAATTGTTCCCTTATGGTCGTTTAGACTGCCTGCATTGCTTTCTAATTTTTATGCCCTTGCTTGTGGATTTGTGTCCAGCATAGTAGTGTCCACACTGCTACCCAAAAAAAGCAGAGAGCTTTCGAACAAAATGTTAGATTTAACTCTCTTTATTTTGAAGACGTTTTTGACGCCGATTATTCCAATATTTGTACTTGGGCTTGCTTTAAAAATGCAGCATGATCAAGTTTTATCTATAATATTTAAGGATTACTCAATAATTTTCATTATTATAGCATCTGCAACCTACCTTTATGTTTTCCTCTTATATGGAGCAGCAAATTCATTCAAGATCACAAGCTGGATAGCTAGTATAGGCAATATGATACCGGCATTTATTACTGCAATGAGCACAATGTCTAGTAATGCAACTATGCCGCTTACTCTTGAAGGAAGCAAAAAAAATGTAAAGCAACCTGACATAGCATCGTCTGTTGTGCCAATAACTGCTAGCTTTCATTTAGTAGGTGATTGCTTTTTTATTATAATATTATCAATGATAATTGCCTCCGGTTATTCATTGTGCACAACAGACTATGTAACTTTCCTTCTCTATTTTTTGTTATTTAAGTTTGCTATCGTGGCAGTTCCGGCAGGAGGAATTATGGTAATGCTACCTATTCTTGAGAAATACCTCAAATTTTCTCCAGAAATGCTTTCGTTAATCACAGCACTGTATATAGTGTTTGATCCAATAATCACTTCAGCAAACGTTATGGGTAATGGTGCCTTTGCTATAATGTTTACAAAACTCTATGATAAGCTTAAGTAA
- a CDS encoding ribonucleoside-diphosphate reductase subunit alpha has protein sequence MNNITINYAKDSKLTDFGKAVLSDRYLIENESYQDLFARIANYYSDNKEHAQRLYDYMSNLWFMPSTPILSNGGTKRGLPISCFLNETEDSLQGIVDLWNENVWLAARGGGIGSYWGNLRSIGESVKGSGKTSGIVPFIVVQNALTLAISQGSLRRGSSAVYLPVSHPEIEEFLDLRKPTGGDPNRKALNIHHAVIITDKFMQAVENDQEWNLISPHNNKVISTVKARDIWIKILTARVETGEPYIIFLDATNNNKPESYKKLNLDIKMSNLCSEITLTTGYDHLNKSRTAVCCLSSVNLEYYEEWKDNKLFIEDIMRFLDNVLEDFINKAPNEMQRAKYSAARERSIGLGVMGFHSFLQSKMVPFESVTAQQWNKKIFKYLREQADIVSKKLAEEKGACSDAKEVDLMERFTHKLAIAPTASISIIAGNTSPGIEPYAANVFIQKTLTGSFVVRNKFLQKLLAEKNQDNDKIWSSISTNEGSVQHLDFLSEHEKLTFKTAYELDQRWIIEHASDRTSYICQSQSVNLFLPANVHKRYLHKIHMLAWKKGLKSLYYCRSQSMQRADKVSHDIFKKSEILQQKTDIDYDECLSCQ, from the coding sequence ATGAATAACATTACCATTAATTACGCAAAGGACAGCAAATTAACCGACTTTGGAAAAGCAGTTCTATCAGACAGGTATTTAATAGAAAATGAAAGTTATCAAGACCTCTTTGCACGTATTGCTAATTACTATTCTGATAATAAAGAACATGCGCAGCGTCTTTATGACTACATGAGCAACTTGTGGTTCATGCCTTCAACACCAATACTCAGCAATGGTGGCACTAAGAGAGGGTTACCTATCTCTTGCTTTCTTAATGAAACCGAAGACAGCTTGCAGGGAATAGTTGATCTATGGAACGAAAATGTTTGGCTTGCTGCACGTGGAGGAGGCATAGGTAGTTATTGGGGAAATTTACGCTCAATAGGCGAAAGCGTAAAGGGTAGCGGCAAAACATCAGGAATTGTTCCATTTATTGTAGTGCAAAATGCTCTAACACTTGCAATTAGTCAGGGATCCCTAAGGCGAGGAAGTTCAGCAGTCTACCTTCCTGTATCTCATCCGGAGATAGAAGAGTTTCTAGATTTACGCAAGCCAACAGGCGGTGACCCAAATCGCAAAGCGTTAAATATACATCATGCTGTAATAATAACAGATAAATTTATGCAGGCTGTTGAGAATGATCAAGAATGGAATTTAATAAGCCCTCACAACAATAAGGTTATTTCAACTGTAAAAGCGCGGGATATATGGATCAAAATATTAACAGCAAGAGTTGAAACTGGAGAACCTTACATTATTTTCCTTGATGCAACAAATAACAATAAGCCAGAATCTTACAAAAAGCTCAACTTAGACATCAAGATGTCAAATCTATGCAGTGAAATAACTTTAACCACAGGTTATGATCACCTGAATAAGTCACGCACTGCTGTGTGTTGTCTATCATCCGTAAACCTTGAGTACTACGAAGAATGGAAAGACAATAAACTCTTCATAGAAGATATAATGCGCTTTCTTGATAATGTATTGGAAGATTTCATAAATAAAGCACCGAATGAAATGCAGCGAGCAAAATATTCTGCAGCCAGAGAACGCAGTATTGGTCTTGGTGTGATGGGCTTTCACTCATTTTTACAAAGCAAAATGGTTCCTTTTGAATCAGTAACAGCACAACAATGGAATAAAAAAATATTTAAGTATTTACGCGAGCAAGCAGATATAGTTTCTAAAAAATTAGCAGAAGAAAAGGGAGCATGTTCTGATGCCAAAGAAGTTGATCTAATGGAAAGGTTTACACACAAACTCGCTATTGCTCCTACTGCCTCGATCTCCATTATTGCAGGTAATACCTCCCCTGGAATAGAACCATACGCAGCAAACGTATTCATACAAAAGACACTTACAGGCTCATTTGTAGTGCGAAATAAATTCTTGCAAAAACTATTAGCAGAAAAAAATCAAGACAATGATAAAATATGGTCTTCAATTTCAACAAACGAGGGTTCCGTTCAGCATTTAGATTTTCTTAGTGAGCATGAAAAATTGACATTTAAAACAGCGTACGAGCTTGACCAAAGATGGATTATAGAACATGCAAGTGATAGAACTTCGTATATTTGTCAATCTCAATCAGTAAATCTGTTCTTACCTGCCAACGTACATAAACGTTACTTGCACAAAATACACATGCTTGCTTGGAAAAAAGGATTGAAGAGCTTATATTACTGCAGATCACAATCAATGCAGAGAGCCGATAAGGTCTCGCATGACATATTCAAAAAAAGTGAAATATTGCAACAAAAAACAGATATTGACTACGATGAATGTCTGTCATGCCAATAG
- a CDS encoding class II aldolase/adducin family protein → MLLTKSRVKRDLVYAYQILSYLKFDDHTYTHLSVRSEDQKSFYIYPFGMRFDEVDERSLMKVSFDGDVIEGKEYQYNRTGYIIHGFVYQARKDIQAIFHLHTPSIVAVSSLKDGLLPISQWALHFYNKISYHNYNSLALSDTEGKRLIADLKENFVMLMRNHGSITCGRTIQEAMFYSYHLEQACKTQCLTLAMNKELSIPSEEICSKAVKDLLSFESNLGERDWHAWVRLIKSKL, encoded by the coding sequence GTGTTGTTAACAAAGAGCAGAGTAAAAAGGGATCTAGTCTATGCCTATCAGATTTTGTCCTACCTTAAGTTCGATGATCATACATATACTCACCTTTCAGTGCGTTCTGAAGATCAAAAGTCGTTTTATATTTATCCGTTTGGTATGCGTTTTGATGAAGTAGATGAACGTTCGTTAATGAAAGTATCATTTGATGGAGATGTAATTGAAGGCAAAGAATATCAATATAATAGAACTGGCTATATAATTCATGGTTTTGTTTATCAAGCAAGGAAAGATATTCAAGCAATTTTTCACTTGCATACACCTTCTATTGTAGCGGTTTCTTCTCTCAAAGATGGGCTGCTTCCTATAAGTCAATGGGCACTGCACTTTTACAATAAAATCTCTTACCATAATTATAATTCCCTAGCACTTAGCGATACAGAAGGAAAGAGGTTAATAGCTGATCTGAAAGAAAATTTTGTCATGTTAATGCGTAATCATGGATCTATAACGTGTGGTCGGACTATACAAGAAGCAATGTTTTACTCGTATCATTTAGAACAAGCGTGCAAAACTCAATGTTTAACGTTAGCAATGAATAAGGAGTTATCAATTCCAAGTGAAGAAATTTGCTCAAAAGCTGTAAAGGATCTCCTATCTTTTGAAAGCAATCTTGGTGAGAGGGATTGGCACGCATGGGTTAGACTAATTAAAAGTAAGTTGTAA
- the rpmH gene encoding 50S ribosomal protein L34, with amino-acid sequence MKRTFQPKNLIRKRRHGFRSRMATRAGRKILNRRRSLGCNKLCA; translated from the coding sequence ATGAAGAGAACATTTCAACCAAAAAATTTGATAAGAAAGCGCAGACACGGATTTCGTTCACGTATGGCAACAAGAGCTGGAAGAAAAATCCTTAATAGGCGCCGTTCATTAGGGTGTAACAAATTATGCGCATAG
- a CDS encoding ankyrin repeat domain-containing protein encodes MINNLDSIILGIKDGEKAIEDLRVVLKKRKEEVITTQTFNYALQCPQTTKEAIVHEILLHFIQNPGEQSLEQVIQYLDGAIQSRIYAKNNPIRNLDEEFRTHINFKDEEGNTLLHHAVIGNKTEEITTLLVTYSANPLIQNADNKVPSDLAQGKTKEVLIKSMKKQANTKKESAMVGSLVPGVIIGGFLGVVLGAGVCVAVSLSGGMILGVMIASSLVASIAIGLAMYFLSQDYEQAKAIEKTISTVSSEISVDDTTVANGKKGPQLT; translated from the coding sequence ATGATAAATAATTTGGATTCAATAATTCTTGGAATAAAAGATGGTGAAAAGGCGATTGAAGATTTAAGGGTTGTTCTTAAAAAAAGAAAAGAAGAAGTTATTACTACACAGACATTTAATTACGCTTTACAATGCCCACAAACTACAAAGGAAGCGATAGTACACGAAATTCTGCTTCATTTTATACAAAATCCTGGCGAGCAATCACTAGAACAAGTAATACAATACTTAGATGGAGCAATACAATCTAGGATATATGCAAAAAACAACCCAATAAGAAATCTAGATGAAGAATTTCGTACTCATATAAACTTTAAAGATGAAGAGGGAAATACATTACTACATCATGCAGTTATAGGTAATAAAACTGAAGAAATAACCACCCTGCTTGTTACATATAGTGCAAATCCTTTGATACAAAACGCGGATAATAAAGTTCCTTCAGATTTAGCTCAAGGAAAAACAAAAGAAGTGCTTATTAAAAGTATGAAAAAACAAGCTAATACGAAAAAAGAAAGCGCTATGGTAGGCAGTTTGGTGCCTGGCGTAATAATTGGTGGTTTTCTTGGTGTTGTACTTGGAGCTGGTGTGTGTGTTGCAGTAAGTCTTTCTGGTGGTATGATACTAGGTGTAATGATAGCATCTTCTCTTGTTGCTAGTATAGCTATTGGACTGGCCATGTATTTTTTGAGTCAAGACTATGAACAGGCTAAAGCGATAGAAAAAACTATTAGCACTGTTAGCTCTGAAATATCTGTTGATGATACAACTGTCGCAAATGGTAAAAAGGGGCCACAACTTACATAG
- the atpD gene encoding F0F1 ATP synthase subunit beta, whose product MNIGRAIKVTQAVVDIKFEGELPKIFNALKSKLKYKDKELVLEVSQHIGDNIVRCIAMDSTDGMSRGDEFVDTGAPISVPIGRSTLGRIFNVVGELIDECGPLKGKYNLEPIHRAPPSFTEQRIQEEVLVTGIKVMDLLAPYLKGGKIGLFGGAGVGKTVLIMELINNIAKAHKGFSVFAGVGERTREGNDLYHEMITSNVININEHEKSQAVLVYGQMNEPPGARARVALTALTMAEYFRDRENQDVLFFVDNIFRFTQAGSEISALLGRIPSAVGYQPTLATDMGAMQERIASTTSGSITSVQAIYVPADDLTDPAPATTFSHLDATTVLSRQIAEMGIYPAVDPLDSTSQSLSAEIIGEEHYNVASEVKRILQTYKSLQDIIAILGMDELSDEDKIIVDRARKIQKFLSQPFHVAEIFTGMPGKFVSLSDTVSSFKGIVEGKYDHLPEAAFYMVGNIDEAIKKAELIQAEAK is encoded by the coding sequence ATGAATATAGGTAGAGCGATTAAGGTAACTCAAGCAGTTGTTGATATAAAATTTGAAGGTGAATTGCCTAAAATATTTAATGCTTTAAAAAGCAAACTAAAATATAAGGATAAGGAGCTGGTTTTAGAAGTTTCGCAGCATATAGGTGACAATATAGTTCGTTGTATTGCTATGGATAGCACAGATGGCATGTCAAGGGGGGATGAATTTGTTGATACAGGTGCACCAATATCGGTGCCAATTGGGCGTTCAACTTTAGGAAGGATTTTTAATGTTGTTGGAGAGCTTATAGATGAGTGTGGTCCACTGAAGGGAAAGTATAACTTAGAGCCTATACACAGAGCACCTCCAAGTTTTACTGAACAGAGAATACAGGAAGAAGTTTTAGTTACGGGAATAAAAGTTATGGATCTTCTTGCACCTTATCTTAAAGGAGGAAAAATTGGCTTATTTGGTGGAGCCGGTGTTGGTAAAACAGTCCTAATAATGGAATTAATTAATAATATAGCAAAAGCTCATAAAGGATTTTCTGTGTTTGCCGGGGTAGGGGAGAGAACGCGTGAAGGTAACGATCTTTATCACGAGATGATCACTTCAAATGTAATAAATATAAATGAGCATGAAAAATCTCAAGCTGTTTTGGTTTATGGTCAGATGAATGAGCCTCCTGGAGCAAGGGCTAGAGTTGCTTTAACAGCACTTACTATGGCAGAGTATTTTCGTGACCGTGAAAACCAAGATGTTCTATTTTTTGTGGATAATATCTTTAGATTTACACAAGCTGGTTCTGAAATTTCTGCTTTACTTGGAAGAATACCGTCAGCTGTTGGTTATCAGCCAACCCTTGCAACTGATATGGGTGCAATGCAAGAAAGAATAGCTTCAACAACTTCTGGCTCTATTACTTCTGTGCAAGCTATATATGTTCCTGCGGACGATTTGACTGATCCAGCCCCAGCAACTACATTCTCTCACCTTGATGCAACCACAGTGTTGTCAAGGCAAATAGCTGAAATGGGAATATACCCTGCTGTTGATCCACTTGATTCAACTTCTCAGTCTTTATCTGCTGAAATCATTGGTGAAGAACATTATAATGTAGCTTCTGAGGTGAAACGTATATTGCAAACTTATAAATCACTGCAAGATATTATCGCAATACTTGGTATGGATGAGCTATCTGATGAAGATAAAATTATTGTTGATAGGGCTCGGAAGATTCAGAAATTTCTTTCTCAACCTTTTCACGTTGCAGAAATATTTACTGGCATGCCTGGTAAATTTGTTTCACTTTCTGATACTGTTTCCAGTTTTAAAGGGATTGTTGAAGGCAAATATGATCACTTACCAGAGGCTGCTTTTTATATGGTGGGGAATATAGATGAAGCAATAAAAAAGGCTGAATTAATACAAGCTGAAGCTAAATAA